A segment of the Aureliella helgolandensis genome:
GCCGCGTGGTCGTTGGTCGCTTTACGCGCGTCTGCTGATCTTCGGCACTGGAAAAATCGACTTCCAGCAACAGAGCCCCAATCTGAATGACTTGGCCGGGCATCAGAATTGCCTGCTGGACACGACTGTCGTTGACATAAGTCCCGTTGGTTGATCCAAGGTCTTTGATGAGCAGCGCTCCCTCGGCATTTAATGCCAACTGGCAATGCTTGCGACTGATGGAATCGTGGTCAATGCATAGTGCAATGCCTGGTTCGCGACCAACCACCGCCGGTGGGGTGAAGAACCAACTGCAGGCTGAAAGACCATCGACGTGGTTCTTGAGCACTAACTTATACATGCTGCAACTCGCCGTTTACGATTAGTGAGATGAGATAAGAATAAGAAAAGGAGCCACCCTAGAAAAGGCAGGGCGGCGTACCTGTTGGGCGGACGCGAGCTATCGAGTGGCTTGCGCGTGCTACGGCAGGTAGGCCACGCCTGAGGGGTGGATGCCTATTACTGCATTCTAGACAGAGCTCGTGCGCCAAAATGGTTCTTGGCCGGATGTTTTTTTGCAAATTTGCCAAAATCTACTGTAAGCAAATCCCTAAACTACGGAGTAACTTACTGTCCACCGTCACCTTCGCGAGGAATTCCCATGGCAGAGTTTCCGGAAACGCGAGTCAGCTTGATCCTCAGATTGTCGGAACCTACCGACGTTCAGGCCTGGCAAGAGTTCTCTGATATCTACACGCCAGCTCTGCTTGCCATCGCCCACCGCAAGGGACTGCAGGCTGCGGACGCTGAGGATGTGGCACAAGAGATCTTATTTGGGGTCGCGCGTGCCGTGGAGCGTTTTCGGCCCGATGCGTCGCGGGCCAAATTTCGGACTTGGCTGTGCCGCATTGCCCACAACCTGATCGCGGACTTCTGGGCGGGGCGTAGCAAGCGTCCTGTGTCCCAAGCTCTCACCGACAGCTGGCTGGATCACTTGGTGTCCGGGGAAGCCAACGCACCTGATGAGTTGATGCTGGGGGATCTGCAAGCGGCCATCTTTCGTGTGGCCGCCAAACGCGTCGCGCGGCGGGTGGCCAACGACACTTGGCAGGCCTTCGAGCGGACGGCCATCCAACGCCTTGAGCCATCCCAGGTAGGAACGCAACTCGGCATGTCTCTCGGAAGCGTGTATGTGGCGCGATGCCGTGTTCTGCGACTGCTCCGCGATGAGGTTGAACAGCTTCAAAAAATCTATGCCGACTTCGATACCGCCGAGCAGTGGGGCGAAGCAGCTGGGGCGGACGTCGGTGAATTCGACGAATTGGGGTTGGGGGAGAGCGCATTTCTAGATCGAGGACCAGAGCAATGAGTAACGATCATCCACGGCAGTCACGCGCCGCGCACTGCCTTAGCCAAGAACAATTGCTCGATGTGTTGCTCCCCCTGGCTCCCTACGACCAACGCGTTGATGCGCACTTGAGTGCCTGCACGGCCTGTTGTGACAGATTGTCCGAAATCGCGGGAGACCAGGCGTGGTGGTCTGCGGCTGAAACCTACCTGTCCGTTGCCGCAGAACCCGCAGCAGCCCGGGTGGCCCAGTCGGTGTGCGCTCTGATCTCGGAGCCTGGCAAAAGCGATGAACGCGACCCGCTTGGCCAACACGAGTTGTCGCAATTGAAGAGCCTGCTTGATCCGCCCAGTCACCCAGAGCTGTTGGGGCGAATTGGTCGCTATGAGTTGGAGCAACTGGTGGGACGAGGGGGGATGGGGCTGGTGTTTCGCGGCCGAGATACGGAACTGCATCGGGTGGTGGCGGTGAAGCTGATCGCCAGTCATTTGCGTCCGTTGGGGGCCGCCCGCGAGCGTTTCATTCGCGAAGCGAGAGCGTGCGCGTCGCTGGCCCATCCGCATATTGTCGCGATTCACGATGTGATTACCGATTCCGCTTTGCCGGCGATTGTCATGCAATACGTCGCCGGTCCGACCTTGGAAGCTTGGCTGAAAGAACGAGGTTCGCTTTCCTGGCAGCAGGTACTGCAAATCGCGACGCAGCTGACCGATGCGCTTGTTGTCGCTCATCAACACGGATTGGTGCACCGCGATATAAAACCAGGCAATGTGTTGTTGGAAGCGGATGGTTCTCGAGCCCTGCTCACCGATTTTGGATTGGTACGAGCTCTCGACGAAGCTACGCTCACCCACACGGGCGCCCTGGCCGGCACTCCCGATTTCATGTCGCCCGAGCAGGCGCGAGGCAAGAGCGTCGATGGGCGAAGTGATCTGTTTTCTCTGGGAGCCCTGATGTACGTGATGCTAACTGGGCACCCACCTTTTCGCGCTCCCGAGCCGCTGGCCATTCTGCACCGCATCTGCAATGAGCCTCATCGCTCTATTGCTCAGTACCGCGATGATGTTCCCGCGGAAGTAGCGAGATTGGTCGATCGACTACTAAACAAAGAACCCAAACGTCGTTTTGCCGGTGCGGAGGAATTGCGAGAGCGCTTGCTCCAGTTGAGTCGTTCGTCCTTGCATCTCAGTCATCGTCGAAAGCGTCGCCTCCCATGGTTGGTGGGAGCATTGAGTCTCGTTGCTGTACTTGGATTCGCGAGCTGGAGCACTCTGGCCCGTTGGATTCCGGGCGGAGGTAGCACATCCAGTTGGTACTCCACCGATGCGCCACACAATCCAGCATGGTTCGGCAACAGCGACCATGAGCAAGGTGCCGACTATGCGGGATCACTGAATGATCTCAATCGAAACGCCACATCAAAAACCAATTTCCAAGTTCTGCAAGAATTGGACACTTCTATTGCAAAGATCAAGGAGCAGACCAGCCGGCTTGTCCAACGCTACTCGTCAGCTGGGGCTCCGGGAAGTACCAGCGAAAACTGGAACGCGGTGCCTAGATTCGAAACCGATATGGCAGCCTTGCAGCAAGCCGTCGGGCGCTTGCGGCTCGAGATGCGTCAGGAGTAGCAGCACTAGTTTCCCTCTTTCTCATTCAACAACTCTTCTCAACCTCATTTAGCTTCTGGAGACTCGCGATGTCCAATCTATTCCGTCTACGATCGATCTTGTCCCGCCAATCACTCTGCTTGAAATCAATTTGTTTGGCAACGTGCATGAGTTTTCCCTCAGCCGCAGTGCCGTTCAGCCACGGGCAGGACGCATCTGCCGGGGTCGAAGAAGATTCGAATTCAGGCGAGAGCGCCCAGCAAGCCGCCGACGATTTACCCGCCGGCGAGGCGATGGAAGAAGGAGGCGGTTTTGGAGGAGGTGGATACGGAGGAGGTGGATACGGAGGTGAAGGTGGATATGGCGATGGAGGCTATGGAGGGATGGAGCTCGGCGGCGGTTATGGCGCTATGGAGGGAGGAGAAGGGTATGGATCTTATGGCGGTGACATGATGGGGGGAGCCCCATCCTTTCCGCTCAATATCTTATTGGTGACTAAGGCAGAGACCGACGGCAAGACTGGTACACAGCTCAAAGCACTTAAGGCAATGAAAGTGAATCGGTACCGATACCAAATAGGTAGTTTCGCACCTCAAGACATGACTCCTCAAATGGCCGGAATGATGGGGGGGGGCTATGGCATGGAAGGTGGTTACGGCGGTGGTGGTTACGGAGGGATGATGGGCGCTGAGGGAGGAATGGGTGCCGGCATGACAAATGAAAGTGCAACTCCGCCGCCCGAAAGTATTCAGATCTACGTATTCTCATTCGATCGACAATCAGCAAAGGGGCGAACTCAAGTCGAGGTATGCGTTAAGTTGCCTCGTAGGAACAGATCGCGTCGTGGTGCTGGGATGGGAATGATGAGCGGATTCGAGATAACAAGCGAAGTAGCGCTCGGCGGTGGCGAAGAAGTCGAGATGGGTTCCGCGATGGAATCCAGAGCTCAGTACGTGCCGCTCGAATTGGCAGAAAAACTGACTAACGCTGGTGGCAAGCCCCTGACGCTGCAACCCTCCTCCGAAGAACTAAACCTCGTCGCCGATATGCTTCGGCAAAGGACCTGGAGAGCTGAAGTGCTCGAACAAATCCAGTCCAAAATATTGACCGGCCCAAAATTGGAAGGCGCCGAGGAATCGCTCAAAGAGATCATGTCTGAGGAGTACGATACGCAACTCGCTAGGCAAGAATTTGAGATCACTGCGATTGAGCAGTCTGCACAAGCCTTGCGGCATGAACTCAAGCGACGCCGTGACGCCAAGCAACGCGTGATCGATGTCCAGTGGGGCCGCATCGTGCTCGAGGCCCAAGGCTTGCTGAGCAAGTAGCAGGGAGCTATTGCGCGGAGAGACGAACCGCAATCTACCGTATCAGCCTCGACCTAGGTTGATTTCGAGCCCACTGCAGACAGCATTCCTTTCCAGCCACGCTCGACGTCTGCTTGAGTCGTGCGCCAGTTGGTCACGGAAATGCGGATTGCGGGAGCACCGAAGTATTCGGTCGATGTCATGTACAGCGCTCCATCGGCTTGCACCCACTGCAGATACTCTTGAATCCGATGGTGTGTTACCTGCTCGCCAGCCAGCGTAAATACGATTCCGTTCATGCGCACCGGAGCGAGTAAGCGAAACTGATCAGAAGACTCGATCAATTCGCCGAATGCTGCAGCAATCTGGCAATTGCGGGTGACGATTTCACGGTATCCCGCTTGGCCATAGGCCATCAACGTGAACCAGGCCGGCAAGGCGCGTAGGCGACGTGAGTTTTCGGGGGTGAGGTTCACAAAATTGGTCGGTGTTGGATCCGCATCAAGGTAGGCGGCGGAATTTTGGAAGACTTCACGTTGGAGTTGCTGATGTCGCGTGAAGATCATGGCGGAATCGTAGGGTACGTTGAGCCATTTGTGAGCATCGATGGTGATCGAGTCCGCACGGTCGATACCAGCCACCAAGGCTTGTTTTTCAGGAACGCACGCGGCAAAGCCGCCGAACGCTGCATCCGCATGTAGCCAAGCCCCGAACTCGTTGCAGAGGTCTGACAGTTCATTGAGGTCATCGTAATCGACACTGTTGACCGTCCCCGAGTTGCCTACGACGATACACGCTTCGCCAGCCTTTCCAAGTTCCACGAGACGCGCACGCAGCGCGGTCGTGTCCACCGCTTCTCGCTGAGGCAATGTTGGGATCCGTTCCAAACGCTCGCGACCGAGTCCCAACATCGCGATCGCTTTGTAGACGCTGGAATGCGGAGTACCGCTCAACACGCGGATGGGGGGCAGACCCGCGAGCCCGGCTCGCGCAACGTCGACTCCCAGCTGGTGACCGACCCATTGCCGGGCGGTTGCCAATCCAACGAAGTTTGCCATCGTGGCGCCGGATACAAAAACTCCTGCTTGGGCATCGGAAAAGCCAAACAATGCTCGCAACATTACGATTGCGGACCATTCAATTTGAGGGGCCAGCGAGTCACTTGAGCCGGTCGCATTCTGGTCATAAATGGAGGTGAGCCAATCACCTGCAAGACTCGCTGGGGTGGCGCCACCGGTCACCAGCCCAAAGTAATGGGGGCCCGCCGAACCGCTCATGCCGTCTGCGTATTTGGAGCGGAAGATCTCGAGCGCTCCCAGAGCTCCAATGCCCTGAGGAGGGAGCGAATCGACGTCGAGCGGGGGCGGAATAATCGCTGCGGGACGTTCCCGGGCCGCATTGAGAGTCTTGACGGCTTCCCCCAGCACATCCTGCAAAATTTTCTGCAATTGTTCGTGATCGACGTGAAGTGGCTTGTACATCGTTTGCCGTGTTGTCAGGAGGCCACGCGAGAGTTGGCTTCCGCACCGTCGCAAAACGCACCGTCGCAAAACGAACTGGTGTCCAACGACGTGCCCATGAAGCTCTTCTCCGAGAAATAAACTGCATCGCCGGGCGAATCCCTCGGCCCTAGTAGGAGTTTGGGGGAAGCCCACTTCAACGTTCTGTGGCCTTTCTACCGCAGCTGGATTCGCGACGCTCCCTGGTTTTACCTGTTCATTGGATCCACGCTAGCCTGGATTGCAAACTCCAGGGACTCATGGCCGGGAAGTCGTCAACGATGGTAAGATAACGGGTTTCTGAACTCCGTTTGCCATCTACCGATAATTCACGCAACGATGACCGCTGCAAACAAGAAAACCTACCACTCGACTTCGACCACCCGCCCCGAGATCGAAGCTTGGATCGACGTGGGAGGGACCTTTACCGATTGCTTTATCCAGCGGGCTGGCCACCCACTGCGAAGTTGCAAAGTGCTCAGTTCTGGCCGCATTCCGCTCTCGCTGCAGTCCCAACCGAGTCCCAGTTCTTTGCGTTCCCATACGTTGCAGGGCGATAGAGAGAACTTTTGGGTTGGCGCCCACCTGCAGCTCCTCGATCCGCACGGTGGGCTCCTCCAGAAATACTTGATCACCGGCTCCTCAGGTGCGGAATTAACGGTTGCCACGCCGATGCCACAACTCGGCCCGGCAGTGCGTCTGGAAATTGTCACCGAACTGGAAGCCCCGATTCTAGGAGTAAGACGACTGCTTGGCGTTCCGCTCACACAGCGTCTACCACCACTCGCCGTGCGCATGGGGACGACGCGTGGTACCAATGCACTGCTGACTCGACAGGGGGCTCGGACTGGTTTGGCGGTTACCTCACCCTTCGAGGATCTGTTGAAAATTGGGGACCAAACGCGTCCAGAACTTTTCGCGTTGTCGATCGTTAAACCTGAGCCGTTGAGTTTGCTGTCGGCAGGCATTTCGGAGCGTCTTGACGCCAAGGGCCAGGTACTTCAGCCACTGGACCTCACGCAGTCGGCTAAACAGCTACAGAAACTGCGCGACGCCGGTTGCACCTCCTTAGCCATTTGCCTAATGCACAGCTACGCCAATCCGGTGCATGAGCTTCAACTTCGCGACCTAGCGCGGCAGTTTAGTTTTGAGCATGTCAGTGTTTCCAGCCTGTTGGTTCCGCTAATTGAAATCGTTGCCCGCGCGCAAACCACCGTCGTGGATGCTTATCTCAGTCCGATTGTGCGGGGGTACTTGCATCGAATCGTCGAGCAATTCGGCGGAATGGAAGCCGACGATTTGCAGGTTATGACGAGTGCTGGCGGCTTGGTCCCCTGGCAACAGTACTCGGGCAAAGATTCGATTTTGTCGGGGCCCGCCGGGGGCGTGGCGGCGCTGTCTGCCATCTCCCACGCACTTCAACCCCCAGAATCAAGTCGCTTCATTGAGAAGCCAGCTGAAGCGACCAACGAGGACACCAAAACTGCGCAGGGCCGCCCGCTGATCGGTCTCGACATGGGAGGAACGAGCACCGATGTGTGTCGCGTTGGCGGGGAACCATTGCTGCAGTACGAATCGACGAAGGCGGGAGTGCGCATTTTGACTCCGACGCTCCCGATTGAAACGGTTGCTGCGGGTGGC
Coding sequences within it:
- a CDS encoding FHA domain-containing protein; protein product: MYKLVLKNHVDGLSACSWFFTPPAVVGREPGIALCIDHDSISRKHCQLALNAEGALLIKDLGSTNGTYVNDSRVQQAILMPGQVIQIGALLLEVDFSSAEDQQTRVKRPTTTRPQGSVYATQPMEPFKPVPLREEKSWWAKLMGR
- a CDS encoding RNA polymerase sigma factor yields the protein MAEFPETRVSLILRLSEPTDVQAWQEFSDIYTPALLAIAHRKGLQAADAEDVAQEILFGVARAVERFRPDASRAKFRTWLCRIAHNLIADFWAGRSKRPVSQALTDSWLDHLVSGEANAPDELMLGDLQAAIFRVAAKRVARRVANDTWQAFERTAIQRLEPSQVGTQLGMSLGSVYVARCRVLRLLRDEVEQLQKIYADFDTAEQWGEAAGADVGEFDELGLGESAFLDRGPEQ
- a CDS encoding serine/threonine-protein kinase, producing the protein MSNDHPRQSRAAHCLSQEQLLDVLLPLAPYDQRVDAHLSACTACCDRLSEIAGDQAWWSAAETYLSVAAEPAAARVAQSVCALISEPGKSDERDPLGQHELSQLKSLLDPPSHPELLGRIGRYELEQLVGRGGMGLVFRGRDTELHRVVAVKLIASHLRPLGAARERFIREARACASLAHPHIVAIHDVITDSALPAIVMQYVAGPTLEAWLKERGSLSWQQVLQIATQLTDALVVAHQHGLVHRDIKPGNVLLEADGSRALLTDFGLVRALDEATLTHTGALAGTPDFMSPEQARGKSVDGRSDLFSLGALMYVMLTGHPPFRAPEPLAILHRICNEPHRSIAQYRDDVPAEVARLVDRLLNKEPKRRFAGAEELRERLLQLSRSSLHLSHRRKRRLPWLVGALSLVAVLGFASWSTLARWIPGGGSTSSWYSTDAPHNPAWFGNSDHEQGADYAGSLNDLNRNATSKTNFQVLQELDTSIAKIKEQTSRLVQRYSSAGAPGSTSENWNAVPRFETDMAALQQAVGRLRLEMRQE
- a CDS encoding pyridoxal phosphate-dependent decarboxylase family protein, with translation MYKPLHVDHEQLQKILQDVLGEAVKTLNAARERPAAIIPPPLDVDSLPPQGIGALGALEIFRSKYADGMSGSAGPHYFGLVTGGATPASLAGDWLTSIYDQNATGSSDSLAPQIEWSAIVMLRALFGFSDAQAGVFVSGATMANFVGLATARQWVGHQLGVDVARAGLAGLPPIRVLSGTPHSSVYKAIAMLGLGRERLERIPTLPQREAVDTTALRARLVELGKAGEACIVVGNSGTVNSVDYDDLNELSDLCNEFGAWLHADAAFGGFAACVPEKQALVAGIDRADSITIDAHKWLNVPYDSAMIFTRHQQLQREVFQNSAAYLDADPTPTNFVNLTPENSRRLRALPAWFTLMAYGQAGYREIVTRNCQIAAAFGELIESSDQFRLLAPVRMNGIVFTLAGEQVTHHRIQEYLQWVQADGALYMTSTEYFGAPAIRISVTNWRTTQADVERGWKGMLSAVGSKST